From Panthera uncia isolate 11264 chromosome E1, Puncia_PCG_1.0, whole genome shotgun sequence, one genomic window encodes:
- the LOC125926798 gene encoding schlafen family member 5-like isoform X2 — protein sequence MSLKVDLETNFAECVLNAGKIILGDTQRKEMNPELRKKQRKNILKAICALLNSGGGVVKAEIENKDYNYEIHGVGLMMPSIFKGYLDEMQQGELFLIFVRSWNADASGVRIATLCSNLCYRYRASTDVMDSKEALAFLKGKTQTLRNTDSSSLSPHKVQVGVRNEYNIRASAAAVFARTQLQYLEKLNFTNSLHVEFKMFSTEESQCFHQSLPSCVSAFANTEGGYIFFGVHDETHEVIGCEKEKIDLDMLKACIDSCIRNLPVHHFCTQKHEIKYAVKFLEVHNQGTLHGYVCAVKVEQFCCAVFSKMPSSWQVKDNCVKQLDAKQWIAWMMEADPDLSRFSEMVLALSLSSTTPRSRTVCTHKNFECLEAQQKRYFPEEAWNHFVPPKRKGHVEIIVMATT from the exons ATGAGTCTCAAGGTTGATTTGGAAACAAACTTTGCCGAATGTGTCTTAAATGCAGGAAAGATCATCCTTGGGGatacacaaaggaaagaaatgaatccTGAATTGCggaaaaaacagaggaaaaacatCTTGAAAGCAATATGTGCTCTGCTGAATTCTGGTGGCGGAGTGGTCAAGGCTGAGATTGAGAACAAAGACTACAATTATGAAATCCATGGAGTAGGCCTGATGATGCCTTCAATTTTTAAAGGCTATTTAGATGAGATGCAGCAGGGAGAACTCTTTTTGATTTTTGTGAGATCCTGGAACGCAGATGCCTCTGGTGTACGAATCGCTACCTTGTGCTCCAATTTGTGCTATAGATACAGAGCATCTACTGATGTCATGGATTCTAAGGAAGCATTGGCATTCCTCAAAGGGAAAACTCAGACTCTTAGGAATACTGATTCCAGTTCATTAAGTCCACACAAAGTTCAGGTTGGTGTGCGAAACGAGTATAACATAAGGGCCTCAGCTGCTGCTGTATTCGCTAGAACTCAGCTTCAGTACCTAGAAAAGCTCAACTTTACTAATTCCCTCCACGttgaatttaaaatgttctcaaCAGAGGAGTCACAGTGCTTTCACCAGAGTCTCCCCAGTTGTGTTTCTGCATTTGCAAACACTGAAGGAgggtatatattttttggtgTGCATGATGAGACCCATGAAGTCATTGGatgtgaaaaggagaaaatagatcTTGACATGTTGAAGGCTTGTATTGATTCCTGTATTAGGAATCTCCCTGTCCATCATTTCTGTACACAGAAGCATGAGATAAAATATGCTGTCAAATTCCTTGAAGTACACAATCAGGGGACCCTTCATGGATATGTCTGTGCAGTCAAGGTGGAACAATTTTGCTGTGCAGTGTTTTCCAAGATGCCCAGTTCCTGGCAGGTGAAGGACAATTGTGTGAAACAGCTGGACGCAAAGCAATGGATAGCTTGGATGATGGAAGCCGACCCAG atctttccagattttctgaGATGGTCCTTGCATTGAGTTTGTCATCCACTACACCCCGCAGCAGGACTGTGTGCACTCATAAGAATTTTGAATGTCTGGAAGCACAGCAAAAACGTTACTTTCCAG AAGAAGCTTGGAATCATTTTGTTCCACCTAAAAGAAAAGGACACGTGGAGATTATTGTGATGGCAACCACATGA
- the LOC125926798 gene encoding schlafen family member 5-like isoform X1, producing MSLKVDLETNFAECVLNAGKIILGDTQRKEMNPELRKKQRKNILKAICALLNSGGGVVKAEIENKDYNYEIHGVGLMMPSIFKGYLDEMQQGELFLIFVRSWNADASGVRIATLCSNLCYRYRASTDVMDSKEALAFLKGKTQTLRNTDSSSLSPHKVQVGVRNEYNIRASAAAVFARTQLQYLEKLNFTNSLHVEFKMFSTEESQCFHQSLPSCVSAFANTEGGYIFFGVHDETHEVIGCEKEKIDLDMLKACIDSCIRNLPVHHFCTQKHEIKYAVKFLEVHNQGTLHGYVCAVKVEQFCCAVFSKMPSSWQVKDNCVKQLDAKQWIAWMMEADPDLSRFSEMVLALSLSSTTPRSRTVCTHKNFECLEAQQKRYFPVLPDRMVYTPESIYKELFSTHKGLKNLINKEMRSFSQGILIFSRSWAVDVGLQEKQGVICDALLLSQNNTPRLYTILSECDPSWKGNSRTVARVLKQTLVNTGGYTGKLCVTPLIFLLNPDNTATTLHDLDLQIYPNSYNLRTTQHMEALLRSLVIVLLGFRSFLSEELGSEVFSLLTDKQYELLSKNIRMTRELFVHGLPGSGKTILALRIMEKIRNVFHCQPDDILYICENQPLKNFVSQRHVCQAVTRKTFMKNDFQKIKHIIIDEAQNFRTEDGDWYEKAKAITQRKKDCPGILWIFLDYFQTTHLSSSGLPALTAQYPREELTRVIRNADPIAKYLQEVMQEVRENPPCNIPPASLEMVHKAEWAQGIPGYVEIMEYLDMEDMVFQVAKKCHFLFRNGYSPKDIAVLFSKASEVEIYKDKLLRAMRKRNTSQLDGESDLLVQIQDASDIMANHIVLDSVRRFSGLERNIVFGFNLTAEPDIFHNLLLCLASRAKKHLYILKVPI from the exons ATGAGTCTCAAGGTTGATTTGGAAACAAACTTTGCCGAATGTGTCTTAAATGCAGGAAAGATCATCCTTGGGGatacacaaaggaaagaaatgaatccTGAATTGCggaaaaaacagaggaaaaacatCTTGAAAGCAATATGTGCTCTGCTGAATTCTGGTGGCGGAGTGGTCAAGGCTGAGATTGAGAACAAAGACTACAATTATGAAATCCATGGAGTAGGCCTGATGATGCCTTCAATTTTTAAAGGCTATTTAGATGAGATGCAGCAGGGAGAACTCTTTTTGATTTTTGTGAGATCCTGGAACGCAGATGCCTCTGGTGTACGAATCGCTACCTTGTGCTCCAATTTGTGCTATAGATACAGAGCATCTACTGATGTCATGGATTCTAAGGAAGCATTGGCATTCCTCAAAGGGAAAACTCAGACTCTTAGGAATACTGATTCCAGTTCATTAAGTCCACACAAAGTTCAGGTTGGTGTGCGAAACGAGTATAACATAAGGGCCTCAGCTGCTGCTGTATTCGCTAGAACTCAGCTTCAGTACCTAGAAAAGCTCAACTTTACTAATTCCCTCCACGttgaatttaaaatgttctcaaCAGAGGAGTCACAGTGCTTTCACCAGAGTCTCCCCAGTTGTGTTTCTGCATTTGCAAACACTGAAGGAgggtatatattttttggtgTGCATGATGAGACCCATGAAGTCATTGGatgtgaaaaggagaaaatagatcTTGACATGTTGAAGGCTTGTATTGATTCCTGTATTAGGAATCTCCCTGTCCATCATTTCTGTACACAGAAGCATGAGATAAAATATGCTGTCAAATTCCTTGAAGTACACAATCAGGGGACCCTTCATGGATATGTCTGTGCAGTCAAGGTGGAACAATTTTGCTGTGCAGTGTTTTCCAAGATGCCCAGTTCCTGGCAGGTGAAGGACAATTGTGTGAAACAGCTGGACGCAAAGCAATGGATAGCTTGGATGATGGAAGCCGACCCAG atctttccagattttctgaGATGGTCCTTGCATTGAGTTTGTCATCCACTACACCCCGCAGCAGGACTGTGTGCACTCATAAGAATTTTGAATGTCTGGAAGCACAGCAAAAACGTTACTTTCCAG TATTACCAGACAGAATGGTGTATACACCAGAAAGCATCTACAAGGAGCTGTTCTCAACACATAAAGGActcaaaaacttaataaataaggaaatgcgctctttctctcaaggAATATTGATATTCTCTCGAAGCTGGGCTGTGGACGTGGGTCTGCAAGAGAAGCAGGGAGTCATCTGTGATGCTCTTCTGCTTTCCCAGAACAACACCCCACGCCTCTACACTATCCTCAGTGAGTGTGACCCAAGCTGGAAGGGCAACTCTAGGACAGTCGCCCGCGTCTTAAAACAGACGCTGGTGAACACAGGTGGCTACACTGGGAAATTGTGTGTCACTCCCTTGATCTTCCTACTGAATCCTGATAATACAGCAACGACTCTTCATGATTTGGATTTGCAAATTTACCCCAACTCCTATAACCTTAGGACCACCCAGCACATGGAAGCTCTGTTACGGTCCCTTGTGATAGTCTTGCTCGGATTCCGATCTTTCTTAAGTGAAGAGCTGGGCTCTGAGGTTTTCAGCCTCCTCACAGATAAACAGTATGAGTTGCTTTCAAAGAACATTCGCATGACTAGAGAGCTGTTTGTTCATGGCTTACCTGGATCAGGGAAGACCATCCTGGCTCTTAGGATAATGGAGAAGATCAGGAATGTGTTTCACTGTCAACCAGATGATATTCTTTACATCTGTGAAAATCAGCCTCTGAAGAATTTTGTGAG CCAGAGACATGTCTGCCAGGCAGTGACCCGGAAAACCTTCATGAAAAATGACTTCCAAAAGATTAAGCACATCATCATCGATGAAGCTCAGAATTTTCGCACTGAGGATGGAGACTGGTATGAGAAGGCAAAAGCCATCACTCAGAGAAAAAAGGATTGCCCAGGAATTCTCTGGATCTTTCTAGACTACTTTCAGACTACCCACTTGAGCTCCAGTGGCCTCCCTGCTCTCACAGCCCAGTATCCAAGAGAAGAGCTCACCAGAGTGATCCGTAATGCAGATCCAATAGCCAAATACCTACAAGAAGTAATGCAGGAGGTCAGAGAAAATCCTCCATGTAACATCCCGCCTGCGTCCCTGGAGATGGTTCATAAAGCTGAATGGGCTCAGGGTATTCCGGGCTACGTGGAGATTATGGAGTACTTGGACATGGAAGATATGGTGTTCCAAGTAGCAAAGAAATGCCACTTTCTCTTTAGGAATGGTTATTCTCCCAAGGACATTGCTGTGCTTTTCAGCAAAGCAAGTGAAGTGGAAATATATAAAGATAAGCTTCTAAGAgcaatgaggaaaagaaatacaTCTCAGCTCGATGGGGAATCTGATCTTTTAGTACAGATCCAAGATGCATCGGATATCATGGCCAATCACATCGTGTTGGACAGTGTCCGTCGATTTTCAGGCCTGGAAAGAAACATCGTGTTTGGGTTCAACCTAACAGCTGAGCCAGATATTTTCCATAATCTTCTGCTCTGTCTGGCTTCCAGGGCAAAGAAACATCTCTATATTCTGAAGGTTCCTATTTGA